The following coding sequences lie in one Candidatus Methylomirabilota bacterium genomic window:
- a CDS encoding Clp1/GlmU family protein, translating to MTASQLAVAVEHALGARVTMVIGESDAGKTTLVTALAGALAARGLAVGVVDADLGQSEIGPPTTIGLGRVRGPLARLADAEVVALQFVGATSPAGNLPATLAGIRKMLERARAAGLDRVLIDTTGLVAGELGRVLKQAKIELADPDLVVCLERAGECEHIVRPYPPLARPAVLRLPVPGAARSRGPEERRRYRQGRLQAYFASARPVTLDLERIVLRGSGGEEVANAEATGFDSVLAGLEDRARETLGLAVVRRIDAEKGTLHVDTPVPEERIAVVRIGRETYPE from the coding sequence GTGACTGCGTCCCAGCTCGCGGTGGCCGTCGAGCATGCGCTGGGCGCGCGCGTGACCATGGTCATCGGCGAGAGCGACGCGGGGAAGACCACGCTGGTGACCGCGCTGGCCGGGGCGCTGGCCGCCCGCGGGCTCGCGGTGGGGGTCGTGGACGCCGACCTCGGACAGTCGGAGATCGGGCCACCCACCACGATCGGCCTCGGGCGCGTGCGGGGGCCGCTGGCACGGCTCGCCGACGCTGAGGTGGTGGCGCTGCAGTTCGTCGGGGCCACGTCGCCGGCGGGAAATCTGCCGGCCACCCTGGCCGGGATCCGGAAGATGCTCGAGCGTGCCCGCGCGGCGGGCCTGGACCGCGTTCTGATCGATACGACCGGGCTCGTCGCCGGCGAGCTCGGGCGTGTCCTGAAGCAGGCCAAGATCGAGCTCGCCGACCCCGATCTGGTAGTGTGTCTGGAGCGGGCGGGGGAGTGCGAGCACATCGTGCGACCTTACCCACCATTGGCGCGCCCGGCCGTGCTCCGCCTCCCGGTCCCGGGCGCGGCGCGCAGCCGCGGGCCGGAGGAGCGCCGCCGCTACCGGCAGGGACGGCTCCAGGCGTATTTTGCGTCGGCGCGCCCGGTGACGCTCGACCTCGAGCGGATCGTTCTCCGTGGTTCCGGGGGCGAGGAGGTGGCGAACGCGGAGGCTACCGGCTTCGACTCGGTCCTGGCCGGGCTCGAGGATCGGGCGCGCGAAACGCTCGGCTTGGCCGTGGTGCGCCGGATCGACGCCGAGAAGGGCACCCTGCACGTCGACACGCCCGTGCCCGAGGAGCGGATCGCGGTGGTGAGGATCGGACGGGAGACGTATCCGGAGTGA
- a CDS encoding carbon monoxide dehydrogenase subunit G: MKIEGAQDIPAPRQKVWDAFLDPEQLRQAIPGCEKLEALGNDEFRAVMKVGVAAVKGTFEGKVKLSEKDPPTSYRMAVEGSGGPGFVRGETVITLSDIDGGTRVAYVAEVHVGGLIAGVGQRMLGGVSKMMADQFFNRMSQLLQAGS, translated from the coding sequence ATGAAAATCGAAGGCGCACAGGACATCCCGGCGCCCCGGCAGAAGGTCTGGGACGCCTTCCTCGACCCCGAGCAGCTGCGTCAGGCGATTCCGGGGTGCGAGAAGCTGGAGGCCTTGGGCAACGACGAGTTCCGGGCGGTCATGAAAGTCGGTGTCGCGGCTGTGAAGGGGACGTTCGAAGGCAAGGTGAAGCTCAGCGAGAAGGACCCGCCGACCTCGTACCGGATGGCGGTCGAGGGCAGTGGCGGCCCTGGCTTCGTGCGCGGCGAGACGGTGATCACCCTCAGCGACATCGATGGCGGCACGCGGGTCGCCTACGTCGCCGAGGTGCACGTGGGCGGCCTCATCGCCGGGGTCGGCCAGCGGATGCTGGGCGGCGTGTCGAAGATGATGGCCGACCAGTTCTTCAACCGCATGAGCCAGCTGCTGCAGGCCGGATCATGA
- a CDS encoding zinc-binding dehydrogenase, with the protein MKAAFFKEHGGAEKILYDDYRDPAPEATEVVVRVRACALNQVDMLLLDGRFPPPEGLPHVNGCEVTGTVEAIGAAASGLSRGQRIIIFPGFSCEQCEYCLRGQRTVCMRYGYLGAHKDGGYAELVKAPAANILPLPDAISFEAGAALPLAMLTSWHALVAQAEVRPGQTVLVQAAGSGVGSAAIQIARLCGARVMTTVGSDDKIEFARSLGAEHVVNYRRQDFVDEAKKWTAKRGVDVVVEHIGGDTFERSVYALTRLGQLVTIGSHDTHWGRVDLRHLYSKNLRIIGTNLGTILELRTILDHVVQGRLRPVIDRAFPLKETRAAVQYVLDRRNKGKVLLLP; encoded by the coding sequence ATGAAGGCGGCGTTCTTCAAGGAGCACGGCGGCGCCGAGAAGATCCTCTACGACGACTACCGCGATCCGGCGCCGGAGGCCACGGAGGTCGTGGTGCGCGTCCGGGCCTGCGCCCTCAACCAGGTGGACATGCTGCTGCTCGACGGGCGGTTCCCGCCGCCCGAAGGCCTGCCCCACGTCAACGGCTGCGAGGTGACGGGCACGGTGGAGGCGATCGGCGCCGCGGCGAGCGGCCTCAGCCGGGGCCAGCGCATCATCATCTTCCCCGGCTTCTCCTGTGAACAGTGCGAGTACTGTCTACGCGGCCAGCGCACGGTGTGCATGCGCTATGGCTACCTCGGCGCCCACAAGGACGGCGGCTACGCCGAGCTGGTCAAGGCGCCGGCGGCGAACATCCTGCCGCTGCCCGACGCGATCTCGTTCGAGGCGGGCGCGGCGCTGCCGCTGGCGATGCTGACGTCGTGGCATGCGCTGGTAGCTCAGGCGGAGGTGCGGCCGGGCCAGACGGTCCTGGTGCAGGCGGCGGGCAGCGGCGTCGGCAGCGCCGCCATCCAGATCGCGCGCCTGTGCGGGGCCCGGGTCATGACGACGGTGGGGAGCGACGACAAGATCGAGTTCGCGCGCTCTCTGGGCGCCGAGCACGTCGTGAACTACCGCAGGCAGGACTTCGTGGACGAGGCCAAGAAGTGGACGGCCAAGCGTGGCGTGGACGTCGTGGTGGAGCACATCGGCGGCGACACCTTCGAGCGCTCCGTCTATGCTCTGACCCGGCTCGGCCAGCTCGTCACCATCGGCTCCCACGACACCCACTGGGGACGCGTCGACCTGCGTCACCTCTATTCGAAGAACCTCCGGATCATCGGGACGAACCTCGGAACGATCCTGGAGCTCCGAACGATCCTCGATCATGTCGTGCAGGGCCGTCTCCGGCCAGTGATCGACCGCGCCTTTCCACTCAAGGAGACGCGGGCGGCCGTGCAGTACGTCCTCGACCGCAGGAACAAGGGCAAGGTGCTGCTGCTCCCGTGA
- a CDS encoding enoyl-CoA hydratase/isomerase family protein, whose amino-acid sequence MSEFLRVERKPPVATVWIDRQAKMNTMTVAMRHEFPGIFADLEADDAIRVIVMRGAGGKAFSAGGDVAEFLTLAPADLEQWGDSLTSAERCRKPVIAAIDGYTMGAGLELALACDFRVATVRSEFAFPEVRLGMIPGSGGTQRAMRLIGITRAKLFMMTGQRIPAARAEAWGLITQAVPDDRLDEVVGALAQELAERAPLALRTLKMVLNRGVEAPLETALELERKAYAWLRSTHDYEEGVKSFLEKRPPKYTGR is encoded by the coding sequence ATGAGCGAGTTCCTGAGAGTGGAGCGAAAGCCGCCGGTCGCGACCGTGTGGATCGACCGCCAGGCCAAGATGAACACGATGACCGTGGCCATGCGCCACGAGTTCCCCGGCATCTTCGCGGACCTGGAGGCCGACGACGCGATCCGGGTCATCGTGATGCGGGGGGCCGGCGGCAAGGCGTTCAGCGCCGGCGGCGACGTGGCGGAGTTCCTCACGCTGGCCCCCGCGGACCTCGAGCAGTGGGGCGACTCCCTCACCTCCGCCGAGCGCTGCCGGAAGCCCGTCATCGCCGCCATCGACGGGTATACGATGGGGGCCGGCCTCGAGCTGGCGCTGGCCTGCGATTTCCGCGTGGCAACGGTGCGCTCGGAGTTCGCGTTTCCGGAGGTGCGGCTCGGCATGATCCCGGGCAGCGGCGGCACCCAGCGGGCGATGCGCCTGATCGGCATCACCCGCGCCAAGCTCTTCATGATGACCGGCCAGCGGATCCCCGCCGCCCGCGCGGAGGCGTGGGGGCTCATCACCCAGGCGGTGCCCGACGATCGGCTCGACGAGGTCGTGGGGGCGCTCGCCCAGGAGCTGGCCGAGCGCGCGCCGCTGGCGCTCCGGACGCTGAAGATGGTGCTCAACCGGGGCGTGGAGGCGCCGCTGGAGACGGCGCTCGAGCTGGAGCGCAAGGCGTACGCGTGGCTGCGCTCCACTCACGACTACGAGGAAGGCGTGAAGTCGTTCCTGGAGAAGCGGCCGCCGAAGTACACGGGGAGATGA
- a CDS encoding LLM class flavin-dependent oxidoreductase — translation MTRSPFGLTLTNRAVVLGAIKARDLLDLSVTAEASEAFDAVWVGDSLLAKPRLESVTLLSALAGVTTKLRLGVGCLATFVHRHPVMFAHQWASLDVLSGGRAWLAVCLGGPDEQSAAQGLEHAVMGVRSSERVDRLEEGIEILKMLFHEKNVSHQGRFYRFEGVTLQPRPVQNPCPIWIASNPTGLTWKGGASAPAAAVERSFRRVARYADGWMTNKLSPDEFRRQWAWITALAREEGRDPATLGSALYHNININEDRRAALEESKKFLDTYYTSNFSAAFVEGWTVAGPPRQCSAELRAYLDAGLGHIALRLTSWDQQGQLKRFLNDVAPAFR, via the coding sequence ATGACGCGCTCGCCCTTCGGCCTGACCCTCACCAATCGCGCGGTCGTCCTCGGCGCCATCAAGGCCCGCGACCTCCTCGATCTCAGCGTGACCGCCGAGGCCTCCGAGGCGTTCGACGCCGTGTGGGTCGGCGACAGCCTGCTGGCCAAGCCGCGCCTGGAGTCCGTTACGCTCCTCTCCGCGCTGGCCGGCGTGACCACGAAGCTCCGGCTCGGCGTGGGCTGCCTGGCCACCTTCGTCCACCGCCATCCGGTGATGTTCGCGCACCAGTGGGCGAGCCTCGACGTGCTCTCGGGCGGCCGGGCCTGGCTGGCCGTCTGCCTGGGCGGCCCCGACGAGCAGAGCGCCGCCCAGGGGCTCGAGCACGCGGTGATGGGTGTCCGGTCCAGCGAGCGCGTCGACAGGCTCGAGGAAGGCATAGAGATACTAAAAATGCTCTTCCACGAAAAGAACGTCTCCCACCAGGGCCGCTTCTACCGGTTCGAGGGCGTGACGCTCCAGCCCCGGCCCGTCCAGAACCCGTGCCCGATCTGGATCGCCAGCAACCCGACGGGGCTCACCTGGAAGGGCGGGGCCAGCGCTCCGGCCGCCGCCGTCGAACGAAGCTTCCGCCGCGTCGCCCGTTACGCCGACGGCTGGATGACCAACAAGCTGAGCCCGGACGAGTTCCGCCGGCAGTGGGCGTGGATCACCGCGCTGGCCCGCGAGGAGGGACGCGATCCGGCGACGCTGGGCAGCGCGCTCTACCACAACATCAACATCAACGAGGACCGGCGAGCGGCGCTCGAGGAGTCGAAGAAGTTCCTCGACACCTACTACACTTCGAACTTCAGCGCCGCCTTCGTCGAGGGCTGGACGGTGGCCGGTCCTCCCCGGCAGTGCAGCGCCGAGCTTCGCGCCTACCTCGACGCGGGCCTCGGACACATCGCGCTGCGGCTCACGTCGTGGGACCAGCAGGGCCAGCTCAAGCGGTTCCTTAACGACGTCGCACCCGCGTTCAGGTAG
- a CDS encoding VOC family protein, whose product MLKGIDHLVIVVPDLASASKSYQALGFTVVPGGRHPVGTHNALIAFGDGAYIELIAFYERNPEHKWWMPLQRGGGLVDFCMQTDDLPGDTAAFRRAGVEIDDPSPLSRVRPDGYQLKWVLSIPRGPQRGVAPFLIQDQTPREERIPRAHDHANGVTGIGTLTIAVDDVARVGQWYAKVLGAPGRKIVSEELEAVGERFVVGPHVLDVLRPDAPSSPLRPWLGARGSSPYAASLRAPRTGRGLLDERQTLGARLSLV is encoded by the coding sequence ATGCTCAAGGGCATCGACCACCTCGTGATCGTCGTCCCCGACCTGGCGAGCGCCAGCAAGAGCTACCAGGCCCTGGGCTTCACGGTCGTGCCGGGCGGGCGCCACCCGGTGGGCACCCACAACGCGCTCATCGCCTTCGGCGACGGCGCCTACATCGAGCTGATCGCCTTCTATGAGCGGAATCCCGAGCACAAGTGGTGGATGCCGCTCCAGCGCGGCGGCGGGCTGGTGGACTTCTGCATGCAGACCGACGACCTGCCGGGCGACACCGCGGCCTTCCGGCGGGCGGGCGTGGAGATCGACGATCCCTCCCCGCTGTCGCGCGTGCGCCCGGACGGCTATCAGCTCAAGTGGGTGCTGTCGATCCCGCGCGGCCCCCAGCGGGGGGTGGCGCCGTTCCTCATCCAGGACCAGACGCCGCGCGAGGAGCGCATTCCTCGCGCGCACGACCACGCCAACGGCGTGACGGGCATCGGCACGCTGACGATAGCCGTCGACGACGTCGCCCGGGTGGGGCAGTGGTACGCCAAGGTGCTGGGAGCGCCGGGACGGAAGATCGTCAGCGAGGAGCTGGAGGCCGTCGGCGAGCGCTTCGTCGTCGGCCCCCACGTGCTCGATGTCCTGAGGCCCGACGCCCCCTCGAGCCCGCTCCGTCCCTGGCTCGGCGCCCGTGGCAGCTCGCCCTACGCCGCAAGTCTCAGAGCCCCCCGGACCGGGCGCGGCCTGCTCGACGAGCGCCAGACGCTCGGCGCCCGACTGTCGCTGGTGTGA
- a CDS encoding TAXI family TRAP transporter solute-binding subunit yields MKTLVALILTLVVGVTAARAQQPVTLAFATLDAGSAWYVYGATIADLLRRTLPAGSNIDVKPFAGGVGNAKLVAKNETPLALSFTVTNRWAFEGKEAYDTKLDGLRALVGGLDTYYLVAVTAKRLNVNSLREIKDRKLPVKIFTQPVGALGEFGGRQLLRAYGISYADIRSWGGSTTHVGYNIIVDAFKDGRADLLLAVVTPKHPSVSEIATFSDVKFLGLDPDVIKGLAPLGYALATMPANTFKNQPEPVGTVGFPTVVITNKDLPEPVAYAVTKTIIENKDALVRGHAGLTAFDPATAWQPEKVGIPLHPGAERAYREKGWMK; encoded by the coding sequence ATGAAGACGCTCGTGGCCCTGATCCTGACCCTGGTCGTGGGCGTGACCGCCGCCCGGGCGCAGCAGCCCGTCACGCTCGCATTCGCCACGCTGGATGCCGGCAGCGCCTGGTACGTCTACGGCGCGACCATCGCGGACCTCCTGCGCCGGACCCTGCCGGCCGGCTCCAACATCGACGTCAAGCCGTTCGCCGGCGGCGTGGGCAACGCCAAGCTGGTGGCCAAGAACGAGACGCCGCTCGCGCTCTCGTTCACCGTCACCAACCGCTGGGCGTTCGAGGGCAAGGAGGCGTACGACACCAAGCTCGACGGCCTGCGCGCGCTGGTCGGGGGGCTCGACACCTACTACCTGGTGGCCGTCACCGCCAAGAGGCTCAACGTCAACTCGCTCCGGGAGATCAAGGACCGGAAGCTGCCCGTCAAGATCTTCACCCAGCCGGTGGGGGCGCTGGGCGAGTTCGGCGGTCGCCAGCTCCTGCGCGCCTACGGGATCTCCTACGCTGACATCCGGAGCTGGGGCGGGTCGACGACTCACGTCGGCTACAACATCATCGTGGACGCGTTCAAGGACGGCCGGGCCGACCTGCTACTGGCGGTGGTGACGCCGAAGCACCCCTCGGTCTCGGAGATCGCGACGTTCTCCGACGTGAAGTTCCTGGGGCTCGATCCGGACGTCATCAAGGGTCTGGCCCCGCTCGGCTACGCCCTGGCGACGATGCCGGCCAACACGTTCAAGAACCAGCCGGAGCCCGTCGGCACCGTCGGGTTCCCCACCGTGGTCATCACCAACAAGGACCTGCCGGAGCCCGTCGCCTACGCGGTGACGAAGACGATCATCGAGAACAAGGACGCGCTGGTGCGCGGCCACGCGGGGCTCACCGCCTTCGACCCGGCGACGGCGTGGCAGCCCGAGAAGGTCGGGATCCCCCTCCATCCCGGCGCCGAGCGCGCCTACCGCGAGAAGGGGTGGATGAAATAG
- a CDS encoding amidohydrolase, which translates to MDEIAADWILVNGRILTLDPRRPSVSALAVGGKRVAAWGARADVRAWRDRRTRIVDLAGATVVPGLVDAHAHLDREGLKYLYPSLAPCRSIAEIQRLIARLAARCPQGEWIVTMPVGTPPFYLDAPGGLRDKRWPTRADLDAAVPDHPVYLRGIWGYWNKPPVHSIANSRALAQAGITRETVPPKGIEILKDAAGEPTGVLVEHNAIQVIEFTLMKAAPRFTHQDRVRALTESQRRYAARGVTAVYEGHGVAPEVLRAYRETHERGALGLRCLLALSPTWEAADAAQAIPELAAWAGGRGVGDERLRIAGICLHYGGDPEVARILHAGQPYTAWAGFVESDNSPEAYRAQAELAARHGLRVSTLITRSLPEVLAIWESIARTTPIRHLRWVAVHLNTASQHQLARLRRLGAVVTTNPISYLWRSAAEEVRRAGGAAETLLPHRSLLRHGIAFGLATDNKPADPWLAFAAVVGRHDMTSGEVLGRGERLTRMQALRALTVGGAWVTFAEAERGTLAPGRMADLAVLDRDPLALPLEEMASLSCRLTMVGGRVVHGDV; encoded by the coding sequence GTGGATGAAATAGCGGCCGACTGGATCCTCGTCAACGGCCGCATCCTCACCCTCGATCCCCGGCGCCCGAGCGTCTCGGCGCTCGCCGTCGGCGGCAAGCGCGTCGCCGCCTGGGGCGCGCGCGCCGATGTGCGGGCCTGGCGCGACCGCCGCACCCGCATCGTCGATCTCGCCGGCGCCACGGTGGTGCCTGGCCTCGTCGACGCCCACGCCCACCTCGACCGCGAGGGCCTCAAGTACCTCTATCCCTCGCTCGCCCCCTGCCGCTCGATCGCGGAGATCCAGCGTCTGATCGCACGGCTGGCCGCCCGGTGCCCCCAGGGCGAGTGGATCGTGACCATGCCGGTGGGGACGCCGCCGTTCTACCTGGACGCGCCGGGCGGCCTCCGCGACAAGCGCTGGCCGACGCGCGCGGACCTCGACGCCGCCGTCCCCGACCATCCCGTCTACCTCCGCGGCATCTGGGGCTACTGGAACAAACCGCCCGTTCATTCGATCGCCAACAGCCGGGCGTTGGCCCAAGCCGGGATCACGCGCGAGACCGTGCCGCCCAAGGGCATCGAGATCCTGAAGGACGCGGCGGGCGAGCCCACCGGCGTCCTCGTCGAGCACAACGCGATCCAGGTGATCGAGTTCACGCTGATGAAGGCGGCCCCGCGCTTCACGCACCAGGACCGCGTCCGCGCGCTGACCGAGTCGCAGCGGCGCTACGCCGCCCGCGGCGTCACCGCCGTGTACGAAGGCCACGGCGTGGCGCCCGAGGTGCTGCGCGCCTACCGGGAGACGCACGAGCGCGGCGCGCTCGGCCTCCGGTGCTTGCTGGCGCTGAGCCCGACCTGGGAAGCGGCCGACGCCGCGCAGGCCATCCCGGAGCTCGCGGCCTGGGCCGGCGGCCGTGGTGTCGGCGACGAGCGGCTGCGGATCGCCGGGATCTGCCTACACTACGGCGGCGACCCCGAGGTCGCGCGCATCCTGCACGCCGGTCAGCCCTACACCGCGTGGGCGGGGTTCGTCGAGAGCGACAACTCGCCGGAGGCGTACCGGGCGCAGGCCGAGCTGGCGGCGCGTCACGGGCTCCGCGTCAGCACGCTGATCACGCGCAGTCTGCCCGAGGTGCTCGCGATCTGGGAATCGATAGCCCGGACGACGCCCATCCGGCACCTGCGCTGGGTCGCCGTCCATCTCAACACCGCCAGCCAGCACCAGCTCGCGCGCCTGCGCCGGCTCGGCGCCGTGGTCACCACCAACCCCATCAGCTACCTCTGGCGCTCGGCGGCCGAGGAGGTGCGCCGGGCGGGCGGTGCCGCCGAGACGCTGCTGCCCCACCGCAGCCTGCTCCGCCACGGCATCGCGTTCGGGCTCGCCACGGACAACAAGCCGGCCGATCCCTGGTTGGCCTTCGCTGCTGTCGTCGGCCGGCACGACATGACCTCGGGGGAGGTGCTCGGCCGGGGCGAGCGGCTCACCCGCATGCAGGCCCTCCGCGCCCTGACGGTCGGTGGGGCGTGGGTGACGTTCGCCGAGGCCGAGCGCGGCACGCTGGCGCCGGGCCGGATGGCCGACCTGGCCGTGCTCGATCGGGATCCGCTCGCGCTGCCGCTCGAGGAGATGGCGTCGCTCTCGTGCCGGCTGACGATGGTCGGCGGGCGCGTCGTCCACGGCGATGTCTAG